In Sulfitobacter sp. LCG007, the sequence CCCGTATCCTGCCGCGCCACCCTGGCGATAGCCCATCTCGACGAGGCGGCACTGCCCGGCGAAGACCTTCACCGACAACTCGCGGCTGTACTCGCCGGCCATCACGCGCTTCACGGTCTTCAGGAGGTTCGAGCCGATGCTGCCGTCGTTCTCGAACTGCTCGCCGCAGTAGTGGACCCGGATGCCGGCACGGAAACATACATGCTCGTGGTACGCGCCTTCGTCGGCATCCTGAAACCTGCCCCAGCGGCTGACGTCGTAGACGAGGATGGCCTTGAAGTCGGCCTGGCCTGATTGAACTTCGCCCATCAGGTTCTGTAGCGCCTCGCGACCATCGAGGCGGAGTCCGGAGCGCCCAGAGTCCTCGAAAATGCGCAGGATCTGCAGGCCGCGGGCGGCGGCATAGCTGCGGATGACATCCAACTGGTTCTCGGTCGAATACTTCTGGTGATCGGTCGACATCCGGACGTATGCGACGGCGGGCACGTCGGGCTCTGATTGGCTGGCGCCAGTCTCCCTGTTTGCCTCACGCCCTCGCATCTGCCCGGCTCCGGTTCACGTCGCAGCAATCCGTTCGGGACGGTCTGGACCGTTGCGCATGCTGCCGCAATCATTCGAACATGCGAGCGCAGGAAAGTCGTTTCCGGAAAAGGGCAATTCCTTTCCATGCCCGGCGCATTGGCGGATCGCCTGCGGCGCGCGTCCGTCCACGCGCTCGATAATCTGCGGTCCCGTTTCGCAGTTCATATCGGCCACCTTCAAGTGAATGGTCCGTTCCAACAGGCGGCCAAACAGAAGCGCCGCGGGAACAGATGGATTCTGCCGTTTTCATGGCTCTCCAAAGATTTAGCGGAGAGAAACATGAAGATGCGCGTGAAGATGGGCACAGTTGTGCCGAAGATGGGCACAGTTGTGCACCCCGAGGACGTTCCGGCTGACTATCGCGCCGCCATGGCCATGGCATTGCACGCCGAGCTCGGATCGACCCATCGGGCGATCAAGTCCGCCATGCGGTGGACAGGTGCCAGCGAGCGGACCGTGAAATACTGGTTCGCGGGCGAGCGGGGGCCGAGCGGCGAACACCTCGTGTCGCTCGCGCGTCATTCCGATGCCGTGCTGATCGAGCTGCTCGCGCTGGCAGACCGGTTGATCGTGGAGGAGGTTGAGGACCGGGAGCGCTGACAGGGGAAGGCGCGGCGTGGAAAGCGCACCCTTGTCTTGTGTTCGTTTTTGGTTATCTTGAATACGCATCGAGAAGGGAGAGCGCCATGCCCCGCACCACCACCACCACCATGACCGTCCGCGTCAGTGGCTCCCTCAGCGAGTTCGTTGCGACCAATGTCGGCGAGGACGGCGCCTACGAGAACGTCAGCGAATACATCCGGGACCTGATCCGTCGCGACAAGGAGCGCGCGGAACACGAGGCTTTCGACCGATTAAAGGCAGAACTGAACCGAGCCTTCGCTGCCCCCGAGGACACCTACAAGCCGCTGACCGCCGCCGATGTGATCGCTCGGAACCGGACCTGACCGCATGGCAATCCGGATCCAGGAGGCGGCTTCGATCCGCCTCGACGAGATCTACCGATACACCCGCGACCGGTGGGGCGAGGCACAGGCCGAAACCTACATCACCGGTCTGTTCGCCGCCTTCGAGCAGATCGACACACGCGGTGTCATGTCGAGACCCGTACCGGCCGAGTTCGGCGTGGAAGGGTACTTCTTCCGCTACGAGCGGCATTTCGTGTACTGGCGACGGCTCTCAAATGGCGACATCGGTATCGTCACGATCCTTCACGAGCGGATGCATCAGATGGATCGCTTCAAGGAGGATTTTGGATAAGTCTCTGTCCAGACGTAATTTTTCTGGATAGTGCGGGTACTGCGGCCGACGGGTCAGACTTGGAGAACGTTGGATCCCGGTCCCGCTCCCTCCGCCACTTGCCCCCGCGAAAGCGTTCTCCCCATCCGGCTCTGGCCGGAGTTTTCCGTTGTGTTCGAGGGTTATGCGGGAGGGGCTGAACACTGGCCTCGTCGCCAGGAGGCCCGGAAGCGGTCTCTGAGGGCCGGCAGACGACCGGCTTCGTCGAGAGCCTGCTACGGCTGGTTGGCCTCGACTGGACGGTGCCCGACTTCAGCACGCTATCTCGCCGCCAGAGGACCTTGGCCGTGAACATCCCTTATCGCGGCTCCAAGGGACCGTTGCATCTGCTGATCGACAGCACGGGTATCAAGGTCGAGGGCGAAGACGAGTGGCACGCCCGCAAGCATGGGGGCCCCAAAAGGCGGGTCTGGCGCAAGATTCATCTTGGGATTGACGAGGAAACGCTGGAGGTTCGCGCAGTCGAGGTCACCGGGAGCCACATCGGCGATGCGCCGGTTCTACCCGACCTGCTCAACCAGATCCCGGCGGACCAGCAGATCGGCAGTGTCACGGCTGACGGCGCCTACGATACACGAAAATGCCACGACGCCATTGCCGAGCGTGGCGCCCACGCCGTCATCCCGCCCCGCAAGAACGCAAAGCCATGGAAGACCATCCCCGCCGGAGCCGCGGCGCGAAACGAGGCCCTGCGCGCGGCGAAATACCTGGGCCGCGCGCTCTGGCGACGATGGAGCGGATACCATCGCCGAAGCCGCGTCGAGACGAAGATGTACTGTGTGAAGTTGCTGGGACAGCGCCTTATGGCGCGGGACTTCGACCGTCAGGTCGCGGAACTCCAGGTCCGCATCGCCGTTCCGAACGGCTACAACGCGCTCG encodes:
- a CDS encoding XRE family transcriptional regulator encodes the protein MKMRVKMGTVVPKMGTVVHPEDVPADYRAAMAMALHAELGSTHRAIKSAMRWTGASERTVKYWFAGERGPSGEHLVSLARHSDAVLIELLALADRLIVEEVEDRER
- a CDS encoding type II toxin-antitoxin system ParD family antitoxin yields the protein MPRTTTTTMTVRVSGSLSEFVATNVGEDGAYENVSEYIRDLIRRDKERAEHEAFDRLKAELNRAFAAPEDTYKPLTAADVIARNRT
- a CDS encoding type II toxin-antitoxin system RelE/ParE family toxin; amino-acid sequence: MAIRIQEAASIRLDEIYRYTRDRWGEAQAETYITGLFAAFEQIDTRGVMSRPVPAEFGVEGYFFRYERHFVYWRRLSNGDIGIVTILHERMHQMDRFKEDFG